Part of the Geodermatophilus obscurus DSM 43160 genome is shown below.
CTCGTCGTCCCCCGGCTGGTCGAGCGCGTCCTCCCGGCGCTGCCGCTGGTCTCCGTCGTCGGGATCGCCGCCGTCGTGGTGGTCGTCGTCGCCGGCAGCGCGGACACGATCACCTCGGTGGGCTTCGTGGTCGTCCTCGCGGTCGTGCTGCACAACGGCCTCGGCCTGGCCCTCGGGTACGCCATCGCGCGTGCCTGCGGCATGGACGTCTCGGCCCGGCGCGCCATCAGCATCGAGGTCGGCATGCAGAACTCGGGGTTGGCCGCGGGTCTCGCCACGGTGCACTTCAGCCCCGCGGCCGCGCTGCCGGCGGCCGTCTTCTCGGTCTGGCACAACCTGTCCGGGTCGCTGCTGGCCGGCCACTGGGCTCGCCGGGACCCCGCCGCCGATCGCGACGAGGCGCTGGTGCGGGAGCGCTGACGCCGGCGCCCCGGGCGGGTCAACCCGCGTGCGACGACCGCTGCTCGGTGCGGTGGGTCCGGTTGTGGACCCACAGCACGAGGCAGCGCAGGGCGGCGTAGCCCTCGGCGGAGGCGTAGCCCTGCTCGAAGCGCGCGGCCTCGACCAGTTCGTCGCTGTCGACGCTCACGCCGGCGGCGAAGCGGTCCAGCACCTCGCCGGACAGGGACGTGCTGCGGAACAGCCGCGCGATGCCGAGCGCCACCGGGTCGGACACGGTGAGGCTGAACGGCGGGTGCTTCAGCGCCGCCCGGCGGTCGAGCAGCTGGGCGACCTCGCTGTACACCTGCACGTCCGTGGCGGGCAGCCCGCGAGCGGCGATCTTCAACGGCGTCTCCTTGCTGGTCCGGGGTCCTCCGGAGGAGTGCATCGGCCGCTGCCGGCCGGTGTTGACCCGGGACGGGTGCGCCCCTCCCTCCGGGGGAGGCGACGGCAGGTGCGGTCAGGGCAGCCGGATGGGCACCACGGGCGCCGGCGCGTGCGCGTGCGGCGGGGTGCCGGTGCCGCCGAGACCCTGCGGGTCGGCGTCCTCACCGCGGTCGAGCACGTAGCAGGCCGCGATCACGCCGGCGCGGTCCTCGACGATCCGTCTGACGACCTGGTCGACGGTCTCGCGGACGCAGTAGGAGCTGCCGTCGGTCGTGATGACGACGGTGTCGTACCCGCCCTCGACCCGTTCGATGTGGTCCGGGTCCAGGCGGCAGCGCTCGCCGGTGCGGCGGGTCAGACCGATCATGGCGGTTCTCCTGCTGGGCGGGGCAGCGGGCCCCGGGGGCTCCTCGGGAGTGAGGTGCCGGTTGCTTCGACGTCGCCGCTCCCGCAGTTGAGCGCGGCCCCGGGCACCCGACCCGTCGGGGTGAGGGCCCTACCGTGGGCGCCGTGGCGGCCTCGGCGCGACTCAGCTGGGCCGCCGGTGTGGTGGCGCCGCGGCCCGGCGAGCGGGTGCTGGAGGTGGGCTGCGGCCACGGCGTCCTCGTGGCCCTGCTCGCCGAGCGGGCGGCCGAGGTGGTCGGCGTCGACCGCTCGCCGACCATGGTCACCGCGGCCGGCCGCCGCAACCACGCGGCGGTCGAGGCCGGCCGGGTCCGGTTGCAGGCGGCGGCCCTGCACGAGGCCGACCTCGGCCCGCACCCCTTCGACGTCGTCGTGTCGTTCAACGTGCGGGCTCTCTCCGACCCGGCCCAGGCGGTGACCTGGGACGTCGTCTCGCGGGTCCTCGCGCCGGCGGGCCGGGTGGTCGTGGCCTTCTCGGTGATGGCGCCGGGGGTCGAGGACGACGTCGTCGCGGCCGTCGCCCGGCTGGCCGGCGACCGCGGTCTGGTCGTCGCCGCGGTGCACCGGGGGGAGACGGCGCCGTTCGCGTCCGCCGCGGTCGAGCTGCACCATCCCGCCGACGCGGACCGCGGCTGACCTGCTCCTCCGTCCGGGTGAGGCCGGCACCCCGCGCTCAAGACGGCCCGGGCCACCGCCGATCACCCGGTCAGGTGGCGCCCGCCTCCCGGTCGGCGTCGGTCGTCCGTGCACCGAGGAGGAGACGTCGTGTCCGAGCAGTCCGTGCTCGTCGTCGAGGACACCGAGGAGATCAGGGAGCTGGTCTGCACGGTCCTGCGCCGGGCGGGGACGGACGTCCGCGCGGTCGCGTCCGGCGCCGAGGCGCTGGCCGAGGTCCGCCGTGACGCGCCCGACGTCGTCGTCCTCGACCTCGGCCTCCCGGACGCCGACGGCACCGAGGTGTGCCGGCAGATCCGCGCCGAGAGCGAGTGCTACGTCCTCATGCTCACCGCGCGCGCCGAGGAGGTCGACCTGCTCATCGGGCTGGCCGTCGGCGCCGACGGGTACATGGCCAAGCCGTTCTCGCCGCGCGAGCTGGTCGCCCGGGTGCAGGCCCTGCTGCGCCGCCCGCGCGTCCCCGCGCCGCGTTCCGCTCCGGTCGAGGAGTCGGTGCTCCGGCTCGCCGAGCTGGAGGTGGACGAGGACAGCCGCGAGGTGCGGGTGGACGGCGCCGTCGTCGACCTCACCCGCACCGAGTTCGACCTGCTCACTGCGCTGGCCTCGCGCCCGGGTCGGGTGCTCCAGCGCGAGACGTTGCTGCGCGAGGTCTGGCAGACCGACTGGGAGGGCAGCGTCCGCCTGGTCGAGGCGCACATGTCCAACCTGCGCCGAAAGCTGCAGGCCGCCGGCCTCTCGTCCCCGTCGATCCGCACCGTGCGCGGCGTCGGCTACCGATTGGTCGCTTGACGGGGCGGAGGTCGGGGCCGAGGTGGCCGACCGACCGTGGTGGCCGGGTCGGTCCATCGGCAGCCGGCCGCTCGGTCGCCCGCGACGGTGCACAGCTCGGCGACGAGCTCGTGGGCCAGGACTCCACGGCGGGCGTCCCGTGCGATGGCCCGGCAGACCGCGGCGACCTCCAGGTGGCCCAGTTGGGCGCTGGTGCCGGCGAGCGTCGACGAGGCCCGGGCGAGCGCCGCGGCATCCCCGCTCCGGGCGCCGTCGGCGATGGCGGTCAGCCGGCCGGGCAGCGCGGCGGCGTACACCTGCTGCAGCCGGGGCACGAGGTCGGCGTCGGACTCCGCACCGGAGGTGTCCCCGGCGGCGGGTGCCTGCGGTGCGGGCGCCCGGCGGGCGAGCAGACCGGTCAGCAGGCCGGCGTCCACCGGCCGGGGCAGGCAGGCGAGGGCACCGGCCGCGAGGGCGGCGGCCCGGTCCGCGGCGCCGGCCGCGGCGGCCACGGCGAGCAGGTGGGCGCGGCAGCCGACCAGCCGCAGCCGGCGCAGCAGGGCCGCCGCCTCGCCGGCCGGGCCGTCCAGGTCGACGACGACCAGA
Proteins encoded:
- a CDS encoding flagellar FlbD family protein, with protein sequence MIGLTRRTGERCRLDPDHIERVEGGYDTVVITTDGSSYCVRETVDQVVRRIVEDRAGVIAACYVLDRGEDADPQGLGGTGTPPHAHAPAPVVPIRLP
- a CDS encoding class I SAM-dependent methyltransferase is translated as MAASARLSWAAGVVAPRPGERVLEVGCGHGVLVALLAERAAEVVGVDRSPTMVTAAGRRNHAAVEAGRVRLQAAALHEADLGPHPFDVVVSFNVRALSDPAQAVTWDVVSRVLAPAGRVVVAFSVMAPGVEDDVVAAVARLAGDRGLVVAAVHRGETAPFASAAVELHHPADADRG
- a CDS encoding response regulator transcription factor; protein product: MSEQSVLVVEDTEEIRELVCTVLRRAGTDVRAVASGAEALAEVRRDAPDVVVLDLGLPDADGTEVCRQIRAESECYVLMLTARAEEVDLLIGLAVGADGYMAKPFSPRELVARVQALLRRPRVPAPRSAPVEESVLRLAELEVDEDSREVRVDGAVVDLTRTEFDLLTALASRPGRVLQRETLLREVWQTDWEGSVRLVEAHMSNLRRKLQAAGLSSPSIRTVRGVGYRLVA
- a CDS encoding response regulator — protein: MSAVPTALVVGADAAGRAPLAALLQLTGWAVREAEGTREALGLARRLELDLVVVDLDGPAGEAAALLRRLRLVGCRAHLLAVAAAAGAADRAAALAAGALACLPRPVDAGLLTGLLARRAPAPQAPAAGDTSGAESDADLVPRLQQVYAAALPGRLTAIADGARSGDAAALARASSTLAGTSAQLGHLEVAAVCRAIARDARRGVLAHELVAELCTVAGDRAAGCRWTDPATTVGRPPRPRPPPRQATNR